In Nicotiana tabacum cultivar K326 chromosome 17, ASM71507v2, whole genome shotgun sequence, one DNA window encodes the following:
- the LOC142171397 gene encoding uncharacterized protein LOC142171397 yields the protein MDKSKEKRKSRLKIEKLKGMNNELSTLKIHHGGEFLDVPERIYLGGKIDFIDKCDPHKWSLQTLEWIGTTRLGYNSILGWHFKLPMTDTRNGYIQCLTNADCDLMVKTLPWLNKVRLQQL from the exons ATGGATAAGAGCAAGGAAAAACGGAAAAGTCGATTGAAGATTGAGAAGTTGAAAG GTATGAATAATGAGCTTTCTACATTGAAGATTCACCATGGAGGTGAATTCTTAGATGTACCAGAGAGGATTTATTTGGGAGGCAAGATAGATTTTATTGATAAGTGTGATCCACATAAATGGTCATTGCAAACCTTGGAATGGATTGGAACAACGAGATTAGGATACAACAGCATTCTTGGTTGGCACTTCAAACTACCTATGACAGATACTCGTAATGGTTATATTCAATGCTTGACTAATGCTGATTGTGATCTAATGGTAAAAACACTTCCATGGCTCAATAAAGTAAGATTACAGCAGTTATGA